One window from the genome of Pedobacter schmidteae encodes:
- a CDS encoding TlpA disulfide reductase family protein, which translates to MKKLIIPAFFLFPVLGWAQNNTYLVKGKFKDANKNGMMYMSYYKGGKTQKDSTMVKNGLFEFKGVSDGPQQVYMTYVNKGTSAKTSGAGRDSRSLYLDRGIIIVNAGDSIKTAILEGAPINADHVKYSAAVDAGQAETMALRKEYTRLRSAEVKDSEKMKALEGKMEQAEEHGKLALVNFVKQNPDSYFCFEALQKIGGSYFDVSKVEPLFNGLSAGNRNSTAGKAFAASIAASKATEVGKMAPEFAQLNTEDKSVKLTDYRGKYVLVDFWASWCGPCRAENPKVLKAYNAFKDKNFTVLGVSVDKDKKQWLKAIKDDGMPWMQLVDPDHDNPKGAGNLYAIKAIPSNFLIDPNGKIIAKNLRGEALEKKLAEVIK; encoded by the coding sequence ATGAAAAAACTAATTATTCCTGCCTTTTTTTTATTCCCTGTATTGGGCTGGGCACAAAACAATACCTATCTGGTAAAAGGTAAATTTAAAGACGCCAATAAAAATGGTATGATGTATATGAGCTACTATAAAGGGGGCAAAACTCAAAAAGACAGCACTATGGTAAAAAATGGTCTGTTTGAATTTAAGGGCGTTTCGGATGGCCCTCAGCAAGTTTATATGACCTATGTAAATAAAGGAACATCAGCTAAAACTTCTGGAGCCGGCCGCGATTCCAGATCACTTTATCTGGATAGAGGGATCATCATTGTCAATGCTGGTGATTCTATCAAAACAGCAATCCTTGAAGGAGCACCCATCAATGCAGACCATGTAAAATACAGTGCTGCGGTGGACGCCGGACAGGCAGAAACCATGGCTTTGAGAAAAGAATACACCAGGCTCAGATCTGCTGAAGTTAAAGATTCAGAAAAAATGAAAGCACTGGAAGGTAAAATGGAGCAGGCAGAAGAGCATGGGAAACTTGCACTCGTGAATTTTGTTAAACAGAATCCTGATTCTTACTTTTGTTTTGAGGCCTTGCAGAAAATTGGAGGTTCTTATTTTGACGTTAGTAAGGTAGAGCCCCTGTTTAACGGCCTTTCTGCAGGAAATCGTAATTCTACCGCAGGAAAAGCTTTTGCAGCATCAATCGCTGCCAGTAAAGCTACAGAGGTAGGTAAAATGGCCCCCGAATTTGCACAGCTGAATACGGAAGACAAATCCGTTAAATTAACAGATTACAGAGGAAAATATGTACTGGTCGATTTTTGGGCATCATGGTGTGGCCCTTGCCGCGCCGAAAACCCAAAGGTATTGAAAGCCTATAATGCATTTAAAGACAAAAACTTCACCGTTTTAGGTGTATCAGTTGATAAAGATAAAAAACAATGGTTAAAGGCAATTAAAGATGATGGTATGCCTTGGATGCAACTGGTAGATCCAGATCATGACAATCCAAAAGGAGCCGGTAACTTATACGCCATCAAAGCCATTCCTTCAAATTTCCTGATTGATCCCAATGGAAAAATCATCGCTAAAAACCTTAGGGGAGAAGCTTTGGAAAAGAAACTGGCAGAAGTGATTAAATAA
- a CDS encoding SRPBCC family protein, translating to MKILKRIILTLVGIVILALVIALFVKKDYAVERQVTINKPDSTVFNFIKYIKNQDQYSVWNNLDPAMKKSYTGTDGTVGFIYAWDSQNKNAGKGEQEIVNITEGSRIDMKLRFKEPFEAEDNAYMITEADGADKTKVKWGFTGKMNWPMNLMLLCMNMEDMIGKDLQGGLDKLKVIMEK from the coding sequence ATGAAAATTTTAAAAAGAATTATTTTAACACTTGTCGGGATTGTAATTCTGGCACTGGTTATTGCCTTATTTGTTAAAAAAGACTATGCGGTTGAAAGGCAGGTCACCATTAACAAACCCGATTCGACGGTGTTTAATTTTATTAAATATATCAAAAATCAGGATCAGTACAGCGTTTGGAATAACCTGGATCCGGCAATGAAGAAAAGTTATACCGGCACTGATGGTACGGTTGGCTTCATTTATGCCTGGGACAGCCAGAACAAAAATGCGGGTAAGGGGGAGCAGGAGATTGTGAATATTACCGAAGGCAGCAGAATTGATATGAAACTGCGGTTTAAAGAACCTTTTGAGGCGGAGGACAATGCCTATATGATTACAGAAGCCGACGGAGCCGATAAAACTAAAGTGAAATGGGGTTTTACCGGTAAAATGAACTGGCCAATGAACCTGATGTTGCTTTGCATGAATATGGAAGATATGATAGGAAAAGATCTGCAGGGTGGTTTGGATAAATTGAAGGTGATCATGGAAAAGTAA
- a CDS encoding TlpA disulfide reductase family protein has translation MKQTILSLFFAFPVLAMAQNNGYTLKGDVPNASPSAKAYLLSFADGNRIVDSAVVKNQAFEFKGRVDGPIDARLILDHNGLGLGNIKSRGDLLNFYLENAAITVAVRDSIKNATITGSKVNDDNKKLMALVGIEPRGSGGVKSGTSKYSKKEQEEKTLQFIKENPDSYISFMAIKVMAGYHVDAAKIEPLFNRLSADLRNSAKGKQFSAVIAKSKATAVGMMAPDFTQNDVNGKPVKLSDYRGKYVLLDFWASWCGPCRAENPHVLKAYQNFKDKNFTVLGVSLDDEAKKQAWLDAVEKDGLPWTQVSDLKGWKNEAAKLYGVSAIPQNYLINPEGKIIASNLRGAVLERKLEELVK, from the coding sequence ATGAAACAAACTATTTTATCGCTATTCTTTGCATTTCCTGTACTGGCCATGGCGCAAAACAATGGATATACCTTAAAGGGGGATGTCCCTAATGCAAGCCCTTCTGCAAAGGCATATCTATTGAGCTTTGCTGATGGTAACCGTATAGTGGACTCCGCAGTAGTAAAAAACCAGGCTTTCGAATTCAAGGGAAGGGTAGACGGGCCTATTGACGCGCGCCTTATTCTGGACCACAATGGCCTTGGACTAGGTAATATAAAAAGCAGGGGCGACCTGCTCAATTTTTACCTGGAGAATGCCGCAATAACCGTTGCCGTTCGCGACTCCATTAAAAACGCAACAATTACAGGTTCAAAAGTAAATGACGACAATAAAAAGCTAATGGCTTTGGTTGGAATTGAACCCAGGGGCAGCGGAGGAGTTAAATCAGGGACAAGTAAATATTCAAAGAAAGAACAGGAAGAAAAAACACTTCAGTTTATCAAAGAAAACCCAGATTCGTACATCAGTTTTATGGCAATAAAGGTGATGGCAGGCTACCATGTGGATGCGGCAAAGATTGAGCCGCTCTTTAACCGCTTATCTGCCGATTTACGTAACAGTGCTAAAGGGAAACAATTCAGCGCAGTTATTGCGAAATCTAAGGCAACAGCAGTAGGTATGATGGCGCCCGATTTTACCCAGAATGATGTAAACGGAAAGCCCGTTAAGCTGTCTGATTATAGAGGTAAATATGTATTGCTTGATTTCTGGGCTTCCTGGTGTGGGCCTTGCCGTGCCGAGAACCCTCATGTATTAAAAGCTTATCAGAATTTTAAAGATAAGAATTTTACGGTGCTAGGTGTTTCGCTGGATGATGAAGCTAAAAAACAAGCCTGGCTAGACGCGGTAGAAAAAGATGGTTTGCCATGGACACAGGTTTCTGACCTGAAAGGCTGGAAAAACGAAGCAGCTAAGCTTTATGGCGTCAGTGCAATTCCTCAGAACTATCTGATCAATCCTGAAGGAAAAATTATAGCTTCCAATTTGCGCGGTGCCGTCTTAGAGCGAAAACTCGAAGAACTAGTGAAATAA
- a CDS encoding PKD-like family lipoprotein, which translates to MKQKYIILITVLLVTVFFSCSKDKGNYEYHEVNRVTVKTTDSVFSVQQLQSLKIVTTLKETTTAGGGPYTYEWHIYPKVPPVSLSGVAQEKEKPVLLSTAKDLDANITLPPNDYFLRFTVTDQTSGIKTFKIYSVTVNGAFYEGWLVLSNKDQKAVLSFIRKDNQVYKDPVKEINGLDLSGKGLAVYSGVITLMSDVYVFTNQDVYRFRANDFVLTATGKNMFNSIPTPTNPYYTINYINTDQYIVDNGDIYATISPYFGAPGKYSETFGGLDYEAFPYYFSGSKFYACFYDNKNKRFMQTTYNSRTVYVFGNMAGASYDLNNVGKTMIAADRGVQNEFYTIMKDNTGYFYYSFLPSLAVPAGVAQRIQNSPEIEQATTFAASGTLQQMYYAANNRVYVYDIMANRSRVVYEFPVNTKVKDIEMYKGKGWGKFTDPMFNRRLVVATYNGTEGEVYYLDLTSTGDVDKNTYSQKFGGFADIVQINYRNPNE; encoded by the coding sequence ATGAAACAGAAATATATCATATTGATTACGGTCCTTTTAGTTACTGTTTTCTTTTCCTGTTCAAAAGATAAAGGGAATTATGAATATCATGAGGTGAATAGGGTAACTGTTAAAACCACCGATTCGGTGTTCAGTGTACAGCAGTTGCAATCCTTAAAAATTGTGACCACATTAAAAGAAACTACTACAGCCGGTGGCGGACCATATACTTATGAATGGCATATTTATCCTAAAGTTCCCCCAGTTTCGCTTTCAGGTGTAGCCCAGGAAAAAGAAAAGCCTGTCTTACTCTCTACGGCCAAAGATCTGGATGCAAATATTACTTTGCCCCCTAACGATTATTTTTTACGATTCACCGTTACAGATCAAACCAGTGGTATAAAAACTTTTAAAATTTATTCAGTAACGGTTAATGGTGCTTTTTATGAAGGCTGGCTGGTATTGAGCAATAAAGACCAAAAAGCCGTACTTTCCTTTATCAGGAAAGACAATCAGGTTTACAAAGATCCTGTTAAAGAAATCAACGGTCTTGACCTGAGCGGAAAAGGATTGGCTGTTTATTCGGGGGTAATTACATTGATGAGCGATGTATATGTGTTTACCAATCAGGATGTATACAGATTCAGGGCAAATGACTTTGTTTTAACAGCTACTGGTAAAAATATGTTTAATAGCATTCCTACCCCTACAAATCCATATTATACCATCAATTACATCAATACAGATCAATATATTGTTGATAACGGAGATATTTATGCCACCATATCTCCATATTTTGGTGCCCCCGGTAAGTACTCCGAAACTTTTGGCGGTTTGGATTATGAAGCGTTTCCTTATTATTTTTCTGGCAGTAAATTTTATGCCTGTTTCTATGATAATAAGAATAAGCGCTTTATGCAAACCACTTACAATAGTCGTACAGTTTATGTATTTGGAAATATGGCTGGTGCAAGCTATGATTTGAATAATGTTGGAAAAACAATGATTGCTGCCGACAGAGGAGTTCAAAATGAGTTTTATACCATTATGAAGGACAATACCGGCTACTTTTATTATTCTTTCCTGCCTAGTCTGGCTGTTCCGGCAGGAGTTGCACAGCGCATTCAGAACAGCCCTGAAATTGAACAGGCAACTACATTTGCCGCCTCAGGTACCTTGCAGCAAATGTACTATGCAGCTAACAACAGGGTATACGTTTATGATATTATGGCCAACAGATCAAGAGTAGTTTATGAATTCCCGGTCAATACAAAGGTCAAAGATATCGAAATGTATAAAGGGAAAGGTTGGGGTAAATTTACCGATCCTATGTTCAACAGGCGCCTGGTTGTGGCTACTTATAACGGTACTGAAGGCGAAGTATACTATTTAGATCTCACTTCTACCGGAGATGTCGACAAAAATACCTATAGTCAGAAATTTGGTGGCTTTGCCGATATCGTTCAAATCAATTACCGTAATCCTAATGAATAA
- a CDS encoding DUF4843 domain-containing protein, with protein MKNIIVILLIAISFTACKKETVDGYEGGTGIYFYSIYGDSVNYSFANQVGIVTTDTIFVDMQANGVLSDQPREVLVVPAEGTTAVEGTHYKLPKMVLPANQYTIRYPVVIYNTADLKTKTARLVLKVGQSKDLGQGPIGFSNVRGHASYKINFNNQMIKPDYWLYIQNYFGDYSNVKYKFMIDVLGISYLRPDVNGGTIPYSDFINFNGTLKNALEAYNALHGPLLDETGKEVSFPL; from the coding sequence ATGAAAAATATAATTGTTATTTTATTAATAGCCATTTCTTTTACAGCCTGTAAAAAGGAAACAGTTGACGGCTATGAAGGCGGAACAGGCATTTATTTTTACAGTATATATGGCGACAGTGTAAACTACTCTTTTGCCAATCAGGTGGGGATTGTAACTACTGATACTATTTTTGTGGATATGCAGGCAAATGGGGTACTTTCCGATCAGCCAAGGGAGGTGCTGGTTGTACCCGCCGAAGGCACAACAGCGGTAGAAGGAACGCACTACAAATTACCTAAAATGGTGTTACCTGCCAATCAATATACCATTCGTTACCCTGTGGTCATTTACAATACCGCCGACTTAAAAACAAAAACTGCCCGGTTGGTGCTAAAAGTAGGGCAGAGCAAAGATCTGGGCCAGGGACCAATTGGATTTTCCAATGTACGCGGCCACGCATCTTACAAAATTAACTTTAACAATCAAATGATCAAGCCCGATTACTGGTTGTATATCCAGAACTATTTTGGCGATTACAGCAATGTAAAATATAAGTTTATGATTGATGTATTGGGGATTTCATATCTGCGACCGGATGTAAACGGTGGCACAATTCCCTACTCAGATTTCATCAATTTTAACGGAACCTTGAAAAATGCGCTGGAAGCCTACAATGCGCTGCACGGTCCATTGCTGGATGAAACAGGTAAAGAGGTGAGTTTCCCATTGTAA
- a CDS encoding LCP family protein, producing the protein MKRLMLYMFLMVVFYNTRAQETDVKPAETKPVAVQLNKTPEALGISQKTRDRIKTITNPPVNLALFAVDRRQDGDKANSDVIMVISIDQQNGKMKMSSIMRDTYVNIEGHGMDKINAAYALGGPQLAIKTINQNFDMDIKDYVNVDFYTAAKIADALGGVDVNVKKEEIPYLNNYLNEVAIYEKIPAVPVTNPGLQKLTGRQAVAYTRIRAVGNGDYERTERQRTVLVALFNKMKNAGQEMFPALASQVLPNLETSMNSFSLMTFAGSVLSAKNKTIDQARFPLDGQSAGKKINNIWYLTTDLKVTTASLHNFIYKNITPGAK; encoded by the coding sequence ATGAAAAGATTAATGCTTTATATGTTTTTGATGGTGGTGTTTTACAATACCCGGGCGCAAGAAACCGATGTGAAACCTGCTGAAACAAAACCCGTAGCGGTGCAATTGAACAAAACACCCGAAGCACTTGGTATTTCTCAAAAAACAAGGGACAGGATAAAAACAATCACCAATCCTCCGGTAAATCTGGCCCTTTTCGCAGTCGACAGGCGCCAGGATGGAGATAAAGCAAATTCCGACGTGATCATGGTGATCTCTATCGATCAGCAAAATGGAAAAATGAAAATGTCGTCCATTATGAGAGATACCTACGTAAATATTGAAGGTCATGGTATGGACAAAATTAATGCAGCCTACGCGCTTGGAGGCCCTCAGCTTGCTATAAAAACCATCAATCAGAACTTTGATATGGACATCAAAGATTATGTAAATGTTGATTTTTATACCGCTGCAAAAATTGCAGATGCACTGGGTGGGGTAGATGTAAATGTAAAAAAGGAAGAGATCCCTTACCTTAACAATTACCTGAACGAGGTGGCTATTTATGAAAAAATACCTGCTGTACCGGTAACTAACCCAGGTTTACAGAAACTAACCGGACGCCAGGCAGTGGCTTATACCCGCATCAGGGCTGTAGGAAATGGCGATTACGAAAGAACAGAACGTCAAAGAACTGTGTTGGTAGCACTTTTCAACAAAATGAAAAATGCAGGACAGGAAATGTTCCCGGCGCTTGCCTCACAGGTACTACCAAACCTGGAAACCAGTATGAACAGTTTTTCCCTGATGACCTTTGCAGGGAGCGTTTTAAGTGCAAAAAACAAGACCATTGATCAGGCAAGATTTCCACTGGATGGGCAAAGTGCGGGGAAGAAAATCAACAACATCTGGTACCTGACTACCGATTTAAAAGTAACAACGGCTTCGTTGCATAATTTTATTTATAAAAACATTACGCCAGGAGCGAAGTAA
- a CDS encoding tail fiber domain-containing protein codes for MKHILFKGSAMALLLGAATLTASAQKISENDLKVNVGKISNSTQHLINLEPVTFKYDVDKYKHLKLPAGEQYGFLASNVQPEFPAMVYEAAKVYGSGKNSSKVAKYNEVQTENLIPVLVAAIKEQQAQIELLKQEVQLLKAKSK; via the coding sequence ATGAAACATATCCTATTTAAAGGTTCGGCAATGGCACTTTTGCTAGGTGCAGCCACGCTAACCGCTAGTGCACAAAAAATCAGCGAAAACGATTTAAAGGTAAATGTTGGTAAGATATCCAATTCAACACAGCATTTGATCAACCTGGAACCGGTAACTTTCAAATACGATGTAGATAAATACAAGCATTTAAAATTACCTGCAGGCGAGCAGTATGGCTTTTTGGCCAGCAATGTGCAACCCGAATTTCCGGCAATGGTATACGAAGCTGCAAAGGTTTACGGATCGGGCAAAAATAGCTCAAAAGTAGCCAAGTATAACGAAGTGCAAACCGAAAACCTGATTCCGGTTTTGGTTGCCGCAATTAAAGAACAACAGGCGCAAATAGAGCTTTTAAAGCAGGAAGTACAGCTGCTGAAAGCCAAATCAAAATAG
- a CDS encoding RagB/SusD family nutrient uptake outer membrane protein — protein sequence MKTFINILCVLALFCGGCKKFLDVNPKSTVSETDLFSSEIGFQQALIGVYSLAAERDLYGDKLSMGFVSALAQNYNPGAHGFVFLETTALNYQSSEVKTITTAIWLKSYTAIAGLNNIAAKIDDQKAIFTGNNYRLIKGESLGLRAYFHFELLRMFGASYALGAGKRAIPYRTQLNALSKVPETVEQVVDHVLTDLKDAEALLDQVDPILETDKNRRFKMNYLAIKALQARVYLFKGDKINAALAANKVVDSRKFSFVTNSQISVAANQRDRLFSNEQVFALRVRTLKDWADAYFKVSNQENMYLTRSLANFNTLYETANGGSTDYRNTYLLENDGTVKFPSKFWQTYVAPTGAAPTARLDQTVPLIRLSEMYYILAESAATPELGITALNMVRKNRGIAELAPAGATVQKLTDEITKEYQKEFYAEGQLFYYYKRLNFPRMQFKTTLLNADMYILPIPDSELEFNTGYN from the coding sequence ATGAAAACATTTATAAATATATTGTGTGTGCTGGCCCTATTTTGTGGGGGCTGCAAAAAGTTTTTGGATGTCAATCCGAAATCAACAGTATCTGAAACGGATTTGTTCAGTTCGGAAATCGGCTTTCAGCAGGCGTTGATTGGAGTTTATTCACTTGCTGCCGAACGAGATCTTTATGGTGATAAGCTTTCCATGGGATTTGTTAGTGCTTTGGCGCAGAATTACAACCCGGGAGCCCATGGGTTCGTTTTTCTGGAAACAACTGCATTAAATTATCAATCGTCTGAAGTAAAGACAATAACCACAGCCATTTGGTTAAAAAGCTATACAGCCATTGCCGGACTCAACAACATAGCCGCAAAAATAGACGACCAAAAGGCCATCTTCACCGGAAACAATTACCGGTTGATTAAAGGAGAAAGCCTTGGTTTGCGTGCTTATTTCCATTTTGAACTGTTGCGGATGTTTGGAGCAAGTTATGCTTTGGGAGCCGGTAAAAGAGCCATACCATACCGCACCCAGTTAAATGCACTTTCAAAAGTGCCCGAAACCGTTGAGCAGGTTGTTGATCATGTGCTAACCGATTTGAAGGATGCAGAGGCATTGCTGGATCAGGTCGATCCTATACTGGAAACGGATAAAAACAGACGTTTTAAAATGAATTACCTGGCAATTAAAGCATTGCAGGCTCGTGTTTACCTATTTAAAGGAGATAAAATAAATGCCGCGCTTGCCGCAAACAAGGTTGTGGACTCACGTAAATTCAGTTTTGTAACCAATTCGCAAATCTCGGTCGCAGCAAACCAGCGCGATCGCCTGTTTTCAAACGAGCAGGTATTCGCTTTAAGGGTAAGAACACTTAAAGACTGGGCAGATGCATACTTTAAGGTCTCTAATCAGGAAAATATGTATCTGACACGTTCTTTGGCCAACTTTAATACCCTTTATGAGACGGCGAACGGAGGTTCTACAGATTACCGGAATACCTATTTGCTGGAAAATGATGGTACAGTAAAATTTCCATCAAAATTCTGGCAAACCTATGTTGCACCAACTGGAGCAGCGCCGACTGCCAGACTTGATCAGACTGTTCCACTCATCCGATTGTCAGAAATGTATTATATCCTGGCCGAGAGTGCAGCTACGCCCGAACTAGGTATTACGGCACTAAATATGGTCCGTAAAAACAGAGGTATTGCCGAACTGGCACCTGCTGGCGCAACGGTTCAAAAATTGACCGACGAGATTACGAAAGAATATCAGAAAGAATTTTACGCCGAAGGCCAATTGTTTTATTATTATAAACGCCTGAATTTTCCGCGCATGCAATTTAAAACAACATTGCTCAATGCTGATATGTATATTCTTCCGATTCCTGATTCAGAGTTGGAGTTTAACACCGGTTACAACTAA